AGGGTTCCAATTTCCAAGAGTTGGAGTCAGCTATCAGCTACATTGACGCTAATTCATTCAGTCATGTGTATATGTGAACTGAAATTTTGGGAGACTAACAGTTATTACATGACCAAATCAGTTTGCATGACCCAAAACTGAAAGCCTGGTATGCAGAAAGATTCATTAGAATGATATACTAAGCACGTCTGAAAAGGAGCACCGACAAGGTCTTATTTGGCATATGCAGGAATAATTGTCAAAATATAGATAAATTATGTTCGAAAATGGATACCAGTGCAGAGCCTCGTATCCCAAGTGGTTAAGTAACAGGATACATGATATGTTGCATGAAGGCTCTCTAAACAATTGGCAAGTCTACCACAACTATCAGAACTGTGTGAGCTTCATAATTGATGAAGCATTTTTTTAGGTGACACCAGTGTAAGATTCAGTACTACATGTTGCATTGTACTTTGTCTGAACAGATCCCATGCCATTTTCTTAAGAAGGAAAAACGAATGAAGCAAATTAAAGCATGAACTAAACACATGCAGCAGCATCATATACAAAGATTCTGCATATAGTTTGCAGAATATAAGTAACCACAACCAAATCAACTGCAGTTCATCATGCCCATCCTAGTACTCTGCCCCAGTGGTCGAATTTCTCCTAGTGAATTGATTCATAGAGCACGCACAAAGCACTCACCGTTTCGACCTTAGAACCAAATTATCTAACAAGAACGAAGTGGTGAAATCATTTGGATGGAAGTACCTCCCTtgcagccgccgtcaaagagcaCGAGCTATCCAGCGACGAGGTTGAGAGTGCGACGCGCGGGGGTCGAGGCGACGCCCCCCTCACGGGGGCGCGGCACGCGGACAGGGTGCCTAGCCTGGGGACCTCGGCGTAGACCCTCCTCCACGGTGCTGGCACCTCGGCGCCGCcacgctcacgcttgcgctcgCCTAGCatggcggcggcacgggcggcCCAGTTGCAGCGGCACAGCGCCGAGTCGAAGCCAGAGCCCGAGAAGGCGACGCGCCCCTCCCGTCGGTtcccgaggaggaggagagcaccGTCGGGGAGGCAGCGCGAGCCTCATCGCCGCCGATGCCAGAGGAGCAGCGGGGCCGCGACAGGCGGGGAGGCGCcgagggcggaggaggaggagagcactGCCGGGAAGGCTGCGCGAGCCTCGCCGCCTTCGGCTCCCGAGGAGCAAGCGGGGACCAcggccggcggggaggcgccgagggcggagcagcagcaggaggaggagttggaggaggaggcctTCGAGAACGCGCTCACCGACGAGCAGCCACGGGAGGTAGGCCGCGACTCGCCAGATCCACGTCAGCCCGTGCCGCGCGAAGGAGTGAGGGGCGGGGAGGGGAGccgaggaggagaggggcggcggcggcggggagcaggagaggtgggagagggcggcggggggccagggaggagagggggttAGGGTTGGGGCTGCGGGAGGGGGGATTGTAAAAGAGCCAGGGTCCGCCCTGCGCTGCACGCGCCGCGGCAAGGCGCTGCCGCTGCCAAGCGGGCTCCACCCAACGGCTGGCCCACCGGTCAGCGAGCCCGGGCGCTTACGCGGCCGCTGGCACCGCGCGGAGCGCGCGCTCGCACCCGCGCCGCGGCAGGCGGGACGCGCGGCGTGGCGACACGCGTCCCTGCCGTACCCGCAGAGCGCGGTGGTGCGAGCACCAGGGAGCAGCTGTTAACTATTTTGATGTTCGACGGACAATGGTTATTTCATTGTGAATTTTAGTGGTGGGCATTGGCCACGAGCCCACGAGTCAATTTCTTCCGAGAATACTTCACCACCCATGTTGTCTAGATCCTCTTCGTCTTCAACAATCCACGTGAGGTACCTATGAGGAAATTAGCCACACAATTAGCACTCAGGCCATTTGCACATAGGTGGGCCAACAACTGCCTCTGAAattaaatactccctccattctaaattTTTAGTTGTTTTGATAAATCTAAATACATAGATTTTGTTATGCACATAGATAAACACTATATCTAGATGCTTAgcaaaaattatgcatctagatttgctaaaacgacctacaatttgtaATAGAGGGAGTATTATTTATAGCTAGGTGACATGTATGGATAATCTTTTTGCCAGTATTAGCTGACTCTATTGTTGGAGCACTCTTAGGATACTACTAATTGTGAAGTGGTCTAGTTAGGGAAGTGGTCGATTTCTAATACGCCCTCTGTTTTGTTTTATATGACGCTGGTTATCACAAATTTGAGTTAAGTAACGTCAAATAAAAGAGAACCGAGGGAGCTTGTACTAAGGTGGTACTGTGACGTTTGCTTCACAAGATTGCCTATGTGTACAGTTGATAAGAGAAAATTTTGCATTTCGTTCTAGTATGCATAGGTGGTGTGACGTTCGTTTCACAATATTGGCTATGTGTGCCATACATGGTACCAAAACTGACTCTTGTTGAATCGGTTTTCAGTGGACCAGGTATCAATGTGTGTCCTCCACTAAAAAAAGTATAGGCCATAAAAATATATGTGctataaattatatttatgattaatttattCTCTATAGTGATGTCATCGATGTCAAAGGTTCTCGAAGAATTATATATGCATGGGATTCTTGTGGCGTTCATACAGGCGAACGTCTTTTTGTGTATACGAGCGAGTGGTTGTACTATATGTTTCGGAAAAGCATATGGAGAGAACTAGATGATTTTTCTAAAAGCAACGGAGAACCTTTTATACTGCAACAATCAATGGAGCTCCTCTCACTATAGTTTCACTACTACGAAAAAGGTTTTTAAGAGCAGGTGAAAACCTATTTATAGGGGCAGGAGTGATACCGGCCCGCCTCATGCTTCTCACAGCTACAAATAATGTTTGGAAAGGCTGGTAACCCACTTGCCCCAAAAATCCATTTCCAAGGGGAAATCCATCCCATGACCCAAGCCTGAAAATTGTATTTTCAAGGGTAGACTATGGGCTCACCCGACCCTAGTATTTCCAGTGGCAGGTTGTGGCCTGATCAGACCATGGAAAGATCCAACCTACTACAATAATTCAccgatttgaatttgaattttttgAATATATTTACCGCTATTTGTAAAGACGCTCGAACTATCACGCTAGTTCGCAGTTGGATGTTGTAGCTAGTAATCAATATGGAATATGTTTCTTAATATAAATAATTATACATACTAAATTAATCGTATATATATTGAATATATATTTTTCATCTATTCCCCATCACAAACGCTACTGGAGCAGACAAAAAGGTGTTGAGCCTCCCACTGTCGA
This window of the Panicum virgatum strain AP13 chromosome 1K, P.virgatum_v5, whole genome shotgun sequence genome carries:
- the LOC120700354 gene encoding uncharacterized protein LOC120700354, which gives rise to MLGERKRERGGAEVPAPWRRVYAEVPRLGTLSACRAPVRGASPRPPRVALSTSSLDSSCSLTAAAREEKTTLSELEKTFSEKIANAEECPKMEQDDKSIHILRKSIGSFLGGDADDQFGQDDD